The following proteins come from a genomic window of Synechococcus sp. BIOS-E4-1:
- a CDS encoding apolipoprotein N-acyltransferase: MGNDRSLPLLRGLSGGALAGIGLCLSGPWWMVPALALLWSVLRSPVAAALWAAVAIAISHRWLIALHPLTWLGVPAPLSLPLALMVWLACVLSAALLVVAWSLLARWLPGRGGLLQAVVLSLVWGLSETLLARGPLFWIGVGGSSLPADRWLAGLAGWFGAGGLATVQLLLGWWLWQIWSAVRLEGEQRWRLLRWGVLALLVAHGLGAVALQGVAQGSRNDAAALPLALWQTAIPTREKFSVRRQTELPRRLRQAMDSAERGGAQLLIAPEGTLPAKFGVEHAGEIPLISGGFRFVAGQQRSSLLLMASEMPETSNSIDKHRLVPLGEWAPSWPGLAGLSAVGGLQPGESSRLWRWGGPPAAVAICYEISNGTALAEAVADGAQWILAAANLDPYPRLLQRQFLALAQLRSLETARPLVSVANTGPTALIADRGLVQAELPAMLPGLLPVQLEPVQGMTLYAVWREWPLWLMLLLAVGVLIRTSSGSGPLPARTRLRRTPPPGRG, encoded by the coding sequence ATGGGCAATGACCGATCCCTGCCATTGCTCAGGGGACTGAGCGGTGGCGCTCTGGCAGGAATCGGCCTCTGCCTTTCAGGCCCCTGGTGGATGGTTCCCGCCCTGGCGCTGTTGTGGTCTGTGCTCCGATCTCCTGTGGCTGCGGCGCTGTGGGCTGCTGTGGCGATAGCCATCAGCCATCGCTGGTTGATTGCCCTTCACCCCCTGACCTGGCTGGGGGTACCAGCACCGCTGAGTCTCCCCCTTGCCCTGATGGTCTGGTTGGCCTGCGTCCTGTCCGCAGCGCTGCTTGTGGTGGCATGGAGTCTGTTGGCGCGCTGGCTGCCGGGTCGCGGCGGCTTGCTGCAGGCCGTGGTTCTGTCTCTGGTCTGGGGCCTGAGCGAGACGCTTCTCGCCAGAGGACCGCTCTTCTGGATAGGCGTTGGCGGCAGCTCTCTCCCCGCTGACCGCTGGCTTGCAGGTCTGGCCGGTTGGTTCGGTGCCGGAGGTCTGGCAACCGTTCAGCTTCTGCTGGGCTGGTGGCTCTGGCAAATCTGGAGCGCAGTCCGCCTTGAGGGAGAGCAGCGCTGGCGGCTGCTTCGCTGGGGTGTTCTTGCCCTGCTGGTTGCCCATGGTCTGGGTGCCGTGGCCTTGCAGGGAGTCGCTCAGGGCTCGCGGAACGACGCAGCTGCATTGCCGCTGGCCCTTTGGCAAACGGCGATCCCCACCCGTGAGAAGTTCAGCGTTCGTCGGCAGACCGAGCTGCCTCGCAGATTGCGTCAGGCCATGGACAGCGCCGAACGAGGCGGGGCCCAACTGCTGATTGCTCCTGAGGGCACGCTCCCTGCGAAGTTTGGCGTTGAACACGCTGGGGAGATTCCCCTGATCAGTGGTGGCTTTCGTTTCGTGGCGGGCCAGCAGCGCAGCTCCCTGCTGTTGATGGCTTCAGAGATGCCAGAAACGTCCAACAGCATCGACAAGCACCGTTTGGTGCCGCTGGGGGAATGGGCGCCCTCCTGGCCTGGCCTGGCAGGATTGTCGGCGGTCGGAGGCCTGCAGCCAGGTGAGTCCTCCAGGCTCTGGCGCTGGGGCGGTCCTCCTGCGGCGGTGGCCATCTGTTACGAGATCAGCAATGGAACAGCCCTGGCCGAGGCCGTTGCGGATGGCGCGCAATGGATCCTGGCAGCAGCCAATCTCGATCCCTATCCACGGCTGCTGCAGAGGCAGTTCCTGGCCTTGGCACAACTGCGCAGCCTGGAGACTGCCAGGCCACTCGTCTCGGTTGCCAACACCGGCCCCACGGCTCTGATAGCCGACAGGGGACTGGTTCAGGCAGAGCTGCCCGCCATGCTCCCGGGGCTGCTGCCGGTGCAACTGGAACCAGTGCAGGGCATGACGCTCTATGCGGTTTGGCGTGAGTGGCCGCTCTGGCTGATGCTTTTGCTGGCTGTCGGTGTTCTGATTAGAACGAGTTCTGGATCAGGCCCCCTCCCAGCACGGACTCGCCTTCGTAGAACACCGCCGCCTGGCCGGGGGTGA
- the mnmA gene encoding tRNA 2-thiouridine(34) synthase MnmA codes for MSATTPSIAATSAGAQALERLQAWPGEHRVAVGLSGGVDSSLTAALLVEAGWEIEGLTLWLMSGKGACCAEGLVDAAGICEQLGVPHHIVDSRDNFAREIVEGLIEGYQAGITPLPCSRCNRSVKFGPMLEWARQERGLERVATGHYARIRLDETTGRWKLLRGLDTRKDQSYFLYDLNQDVLSRVVFPLGELTKPDTRREASRHGLRTAEKPESQDLCLADHHGSMRAFLDAYLPPRQGEIVLQDSTVVGHHDGIEHFTIGQRKGLGVAWSEPLHVVRLDAAMNRVVVAPRAEAGRACCEVGAINWVSIPPPAAGFSRRVEVQVRYRSGPVMADLTCIEASDADIAGQRPHRCQLRFDEPQFSITPGQAAVFYEGESVLGGGLIQNSF; via the coding sequence ATGTCGGCAACGACGCCCAGCATTGCCGCCACGTCAGCCGGCGCCCAGGCCCTGGAGCGCCTGCAGGCCTGGCCTGGCGAGCACCGCGTGGCGGTGGGGCTGTCAGGGGGCGTTGACAGCTCTCTCACCGCTGCACTGCTGGTGGAGGCAGGCTGGGAAATTGAAGGGCTCACCCTCTGGCTGATGAGCGGCAAGGGCGCCTGCTGCGCCGAAGGACTGGTGGATGCAGCGGGAATCTGCGAGCAGCTGGGCGTCCCCCACCACATCGTCGATTCGCGCGACAACTTCGCGCGCGAGATTGTGGAGGGCTTGATCGAGGGCTATCAAGCTGGCATCACGCCCCTCCCCTGTTCACGCTGCAACAGGTCGGTGAAATTCGGACCGATGCTCGAGTGGGCACGGCAGGAACGGGGTCTCGAACGCGTTGCCACAGGTCATTACGCCCGGATACGCCTGGATGAGACCACAGGACGCTGGAAGCTTTTAAGGGGTCTGGACACCCGCAAGGACCAGAGCTATTTCCTTTACGACCTCAACCAGGACGTGCTTTCCCGCGTGGTTTTTCCACTGGGCGAACTCACGAAACCCGATACCCGTCGGGAAGCGAGCCGGCATGGACTGCGCACCGCGGAGAAACCAGAGAGTCAGGACCTCTGCCTGGCCGATCATCACGGCTCCATGCGAGCGTTCCTCGACGCCTATCTGCCGCCGCGACAGGGAGAGATCGTGCTTCAGGACAGCACGGTTGTGGGGCATCACGATGGAATCGAGCACTTCACCATTGGCCAGCGCAAGGGACTGGGAGTGGCATGGAGCGAACCTCTGCATGTCGTGCGCCTTGATGCGGCGATGAATCGCGTGGTGGTGGCACCTAGGGCCGAGGCAGGTCGCGCTTGCTGTGAGGTGGGAGCCATCAACTGGGTCTCGATCCCACCTCCGGCTGCAGGTTTCAGCCGCAGAGTGGAGGTGCAGGTTCGTTACCGCAGCGGCCCGGTCATGGCTGATCTCACCTGCATCGAGGCCAGTGATGCCGACATCGCTGGGCAGCGTCCCCATCGCTGCCAATTGAGGTTCGACGAGCCTCAGTTCTCAATCACCCCCGGCCAGGCGGCGGTGTTCTACGAAGGCGAGTCCGTGCTGGGAGGGGGCCTGATCCAGAACTCGTTCTAA
- a CDS encoding NAD(P)H-hydrate dehydratase, producing MLALERQWLASGLPVAALMETVGQRMADWFLARPELLASGALVLVGPGHNGGDGLVVGRKLLEANVDVRVWAPLALRQPLTQEHWRHLQWLGAASLQSSPDPAEQGLWIEALFGLGQKRPLPADLADLLQRRQQLCPGRLVSLDLPAGLDSDTGCPINGGAAIAADTLCVGLFKRGLVQDAALAHVGRLHRIDPDVPVRLTQSLPPPLKLLLGRDDLAGLPRPPALPVAMKYQRGRLLLIAGSERYRGAAHLVLRGALASGAGSVEACLPDCVADHLWQQVPEVVLRARLSSDQHGSLEWGVAWEQCDLARLDAVLLGPGLGMVQGCWRQWADPLLDFTGLLVLDADGLNQLAAADGGWRWLLKRSGPTWITPHGSEFDRLFPDCLQDSPPDKAAAAADCSGAVVLLKGAHSVIASPGGDVRQLTGTDPEVARTGLGDLLAGHAAGWGSRCLAAKGDLSFEDLAASALLHAVAARQCDQSSGAMAISDQLASLTRFTLRS from the coding sequence ATGCTCGCTCTTGAGAGGCAGTGGCTGGCCAGTGGCCTTCCGGTGGCGGCTCTGATGGAAACGGTGGGCCAGCGCATGGCCGACTGGTTTCTGGCACGTCCGGAGTTATTGGCTTCCGGCGCCTTGGTGCTGGTGGGACCAGGCCACAACGGTGGCGATGGACTGGTGGTTGGTCGCAAGCTGCTGGAAGCGAATGTGGATGTCAGGGTCTGGGCGCCTCTTGCTTTGCGTCAGCCCCTCACACAGGAGCATTGGCGTCATTTGCAATGGCTTGGCGCCGCTTCCTTGCAGTCTTCGCCTGATCCAGCCGAACAGGGTCTGTGGATCGAAGCGCTGTTTGGTCTGGGTCAGAAGCGTCCCTTGCCTGCAGATCTTGCTGATCTGCTGCAGCGCAGACAGCAGCTTTGCCCGGGGCGTCTGGTGAGCCTGGATCTTCCCGCTGGCCTGGATTCCGACACCGGCTGCCCCATCAACGGTGGTGCCGCGATTGCTGCGGACACTCTCTGCGTGGGATTGTTCAAGCGCGGGCTGGTGCAGGACGCTGCGTTAGCGCATGTGGGCCGCCTGCACCGCATTGACCCAGATGTGCCCGTGCGGCTCACGCAGTCGCTCCCACCACCGCTGAAGCTGCTCCTGGGGAGGGATGATCTTGCTGGTCTGCCGCGTCCTCCGGCGTTGCCGGTGGCCATGAAATATCAGCGGGGGCGTCTGTTGCTGATCGCTGGCAGTGAGCGCTACCGGGGTGCAGCCCACCTCGTGTTGCGTGGGGCCCTCGCCAGCGGTGCCGGCAGTGTCGAGGCCTGTCTTCCTGATTGTGTGGCGGACCATCTCTGGCAGCAGGTTCCTGAGGTGGTCCTGAGGGCGCGTCTCTCGTCGGACCAACACGGGTCACTGGAGTGGGGAGTGGCCTGGGAGCAGTGTGATCTGGCTCGTTTGGATGCCGTCCTGCTCGGGCCTGGTCTGGGAATGGTGCAGGGATGCTGGCGGCAGTGGGCGGATCCCCTGCTGGATTTCACCGGACTGCTTGTGCTCGATGCCGATGGACTCAATCAACTGGCCGCCGCTGATGGAGGCTGGCGCTGGTTGTTGAAACGATCCGGACCAACGTGGATCACGCCCCATGGCAGTGAATTTGATCGCCTTTTCCCCGACTGCCTGCAGGACTCTCCGCCCGATAAGGCTGCGGCAGCTGCGGATTGCTCAGGTGCCGTGGTGTTGCTGAAGGGTGCTCACAGCGTGATCGCTTCCCCTGGCGGGGACGTGAGGCAGCTGACAGGCACTGATCCTGAGGTGGCGCGCACCGGGCTGGGTGATCTTCTTGCTGGTCACGCCGCCGGTTGGGGATCACGCTGCCTAGCGGCCAAGGGTGATCTCAGTTTCGAAGACCTTGCCGCATCTGCCTTGTTGCATGCTGTTGCGGCTCGACAATGCGATCAAAGCAGTGGCGCAATGGCAATTTCAGATCAATTAGCGAGTCTCACGCGTTTCACGTTGCGATCTTGA
- a CDS encoding RpoD/SigA family RNA polymerase sigma factor: MVSAAAGVSETQKRRSSDPISWYLATIGRIPLLTPAEEIELGNQVQQLMQLTEDGTIPSDSESFSSKQKRMIRVGLRAKQRMMKANLRLVVSVAKKYQGKGLELLDLIQEGSLGLERAVEKFDPTRGYKFSTYAFWWIRQSMTRAIACQSRTIRLPVHLSERLTTIRKVSLDLAHKLGAMPSRLEIAEAMDMPVQELDSLLRQALTTSSLDAPVNGEEGRSFLGDLIADSSLGEPLDKVEQRIHHEQLGRWMSHLSDQEQHVLTLRFGLNGHERHTLAEIGRLLEVSRERVRQVELKALRKLRNLTRRVAPSF; this comes from the coding sequence ATGGTCTCAGCGGCAGCAGGGGTTTCAGAAACCCAAAAACGACGAAGTAGTGATCCGATCAGTTGGTACCTCGCCACGATCGGCAGGATTCCACTGCTCACTCCAGCTGAGGAGATTGAGTTAGGGAACCAGGTGCAGCAACTGATGCAACTCACAGAGGATGGAACGATCCCTTCTGACAGTGAGTCGTTCTCAAGCAAGCAGAAGCGGATGATTCGCGTTGGCCTTCGTGCCAAGCAGCGAATGATGAAAGCCAATTTGCGCTTGGTTGTCAGTGTTGCCAAGAAATATCAGGGAAAAGGTCTTGAACTTCTTGATCTGATCCAGGAAGGTTCTCTCGGGCTGGAGCGTGCTGTTGAGAAGTTTGACCCCACGCGTGGCTACAAATTCTCGACCTACGCCTTCTGGTGGATTCGCCAGAGCATGACGCGCGCCATTGCTTGTCAATCGCGCACAATCCGTTTGCCGGTGCATCTGAGTGAGCGCCTCACCACGATCCGCAAAGTGAGCCTGGATCTCGCCCACAAGCTCGGTGCGATGCCCAGTCGTCTCGAGATTGCTGAGGCGATGGACATGCCTGTGCAGGAGCTTGATTCGCTGCTGAGGCAGGCCCTGACCACCAGCAGCCTGGATGCACCTGTGAATGGGGAGGAAGGTCGCAGCTTCCTTGGCGACCTGATTGCTGACTCTTCACTGGGAGAGCCGCTCGACAAGGTGGAGCAACGGATTCATCACGAACAGCTCGGGCGCTGGATGAGCCATCTCAGTGATCAGGAACAGCACGTTCTCACCCTGCGTTTCGGTCTGAACGGCCATGAGCGTCACACACTGGCCGAAATTGGTCGTCTGCTTGAGGTCTCGCGTGAGCGCGTCCGTCAGGTTGAGCTCAAGGCATTGCGCAAACTGCGTAACCTGACTCGTCGCGTTGCACCCAGCTTCTGA
- a CDS encoding histone deacetylase translates to MKPPLVYHEVYSAPLPSSHRFPMAKFRHLHSCLRETGLASDGQIHRPMPVPLRLLELVHDRAYHEAFARDRLDRQAQRRIGLPVTTPLVQRTFLAVGGSLLTARLALKHGLACHLAGGTHHAFPGYGSGFCIFNDLAICARVLLEQEGLTQIMVVDLDVHQGDATALIFQDEPRVFTFSAHAASNFPARKQISDLDLPLRDGVEDQDYLALIGDHLPDLLDRLNPQIVLYNAGVDPHRDDRLGRLALTDVGLLQRDHLVLDACLRRNIPVATVIGGGYDAMTPLVKRHALVFRAAADQARLHGL, encoded by the coding sequence TTGAAACCACCACTCGTTTATCACGAGGTTTACAGCGCTCCGCTTCCCAGTAGTCATCGTTTTCCGATGGCGAAGTTTCGCCATCTCCACAGTTGTCTCAGGGAAACGGGGTTGGCCAGTGATGGTCAGATACATCGCCCGATGCCAGTGCCTCTTCGGCTACTGGAATTGGTCCATGACCGCGCTTATCACGAAGCGTTTGCCAGGGACAGGCTCGATCGCCAGGCACAGCGGCGGATTGGACTTCCTGTCACCACTCCTTTGGTGCAGCGCACCTTTCTTGCCGTTGGCGGTTCGCTGCTGACAGCTCGATTGGCTTTGAAGCATGGTCTGGCCTGTCACCTTGCTGGTGGGACGCACCATGCCTTTCCTGGTTACGGCAGTGGGTTCTGCATCTTCAATGATCTGGCGATCTGTGCTCGCGTGCTGCTGGAGCAGGAGGGCCTCACCCAGATCATGGTGGTGGATCTTGATGTTCATCAGGGCGATGCCACTGCGCTGATCTTTCAGGACGAACCCCGTGTGTTCACCTTTTCAGCGCATGCAGCGTCCAACTTCCCAGCCCGCAAGCAGATCAGTGATCTGGATCTTCCCCTCCGCGATGGGGTGGAGGATCAGGATTACCTCGCCTTGATTGGCGATCATCTGCCCGATTTGCTGGACCGTTTGAATCCGCAGATCGTGCTTTACAACGCGGGGGTTGATCCTCATCGCGATGATCGTCTGGGACGACTGGCCTTGACGGATGTTGGCCTTCTGCAAAGGGATCATCTGGTGCTGGATGCCTGTCTACGCCGCAATATCCCTGTGGCAACCGTCATCGGTGGCGGTTACGACGCCATGACACCGCTTGTGAAGCGTCATGCCCTGGTGTTCAGGGCCGCAGCTGATCAGGCCCGTTTGCATGGTCTCTGA
- the pdhA gene encoding pyruvate dehydrogenase (acetyl-transferring) E1 component subunit alpha — protein MGQDIAIGTESRSAAASDGQSLLGAHAERLSTLVTAQRATVDRETGLALFRDMTLGRRFEDKCAEMYYRGKMFGFVHLYNGQEAVSTGVIGAMKRQHDWFCSTYRDHVHALSAGVPAREVMSELFGKETGCSKGRGGSMHLFSKEHHLLGGFAFIGEGIPVALGAAFTSRYKRDALGDPSSNSVTAAFFGDGTCNNGQFFECLNMAQLWKLPIIFVVENNKWAIGMAHDRATSDPEIWRKAGAFGMAGEEVDGMDVLAVRAAAQRAVERARAGEGPTVLECLTYRFRGHSLADPDELRAEEEKQFWAKRDPLKALERDLVGSGLTSSEDLRAIEKDIDGIVQDCVDFALSAPEPDGSELTRYIWAED, from the coding sequence ATGGGTCAGGACATCGCAATCGGCACAGAGTCACGCAGCGCCGCCGCCTCCGACGGACAGTCTCTGCTGGGTGCCCATGCGGAACGGCTTTCAACCCTGGTGACAGCCCAAAGGGCCACCGTTGACAGGGAGACCGGCCTGGCACTGTTCCGCGACATGACCCTCGGACGCCGCTTCGAGGACAAATGCGCGGAGATGTACTACCGCGGCAAAATGTTCGGCTTCGTGCACCTCTACAACGGTCAGGAGGCTGTGAGCACCGGTGTGATCGGCGCGATGAAGCGACAACACGACTGGTTCTGCAGCACCTACCGCGATCACGTTCATGCCCTCAGTGCCGGGGTTCCAGCCCGTGAGGTGATGAGCGAACTGTTCGGCAAGGAAACAGGTTGCAGCAAAGGGCGGGGAGGCTCGATGCACCTGTTCTCCAAAGAACACCACCTGCTTGGCGGTTTTGCCTTCATCGGGGAAGGCATCCCTGTGGCCCTCGGTGCAGCCTTCACGAGCCGCTACAAGCGCGATGCCCTGGGTGACCCCAGCAGCAATTCCGTCACAGCAGCATTTTTCGGAGACGGTACCTGCAACAACGGCCAGTTCTTTGAGTGCCTGAACATGGCGCAGCTCTGGAAGCTGCCGATCATTTTTGTGGTGGAAAACAACAAGTGGGCCATCGGCATGGCCCACGACCGAGCCACCAGTGATCCCGAGATCTGGCGCAAGGCCGGTGCTTTCGGCATGGCCGGTGAAGAGGTCGACGGCATGGATGTTCTGGCCGTTCGGGCTGCAGCACAGCGAGCCGTTGAACGTGCCAGGGCTGGAGAAGGTCCCACGGTGCTGGAGTGCCTGACCTACCGCTTCCGAGGCCATTCTCTGGCTGACCCCGACGAACTGCGCGCCGAAGAGGAAAAACAGTTTTGGGCCAAACGCGACCCTCTCAAAGCGCTTGAACGCGACCTGGTTGGCTCCGGTTTGACCAGCAGCGAGGACCTGCGGGCAATTGAAAAGGACATCGATGGCATCGTGCAGGACTGTGTCGACTTCGCCCTCAGCGCACCCGAACCGGATGGTTCTGAACTCACTCGCTACATCTGGGCCGAAGACTGA
- a CDS encoding ARC6/PARC6 family protein, which yields MAAMLVDLPIDHFRLLGVSPTAEPEAVLRTLQLRLDRCPDQGFTHEALNQRAELLRLSADLLTDPERRGQYEATLLELGQVHPGDTTGLELSSNLEVAGLMLLWEAHAPHEAFQLARQALQPPQAPALGSGRESDLALLAALAARDAAEQDQEKRRYESAANLLQEGMQLLQRMGKLPEQRQVLETDLSRLRPFRILDLLSRDLAEQSARHEGLMMLETFISDRGGLEGSALEGLETAELPAGMDQGSFELFFQQIRRFLTVQEQVDLFRRLKEAGSADASFLVVMALAAAGFSQRKPERVQDARTRLQELTLDGLDTQPLLGCLDLLLGDVDRAERHFASSADPALKTWLSEHPGDTLAALCDYCRTWLGRDVLPGYRDVDAEAIDLEAWFADRDVQAYVERLERQEQPGDWSLENLSPLTVDPDGTLPLPLLDPDAPADDKQDKDDAPGGGFVWPAMPRPSLPSVPQLQWPQLPQPSRSTWIGTGVFLAVVLVIGVFSVVGLRREAEQPQLAGETSMDAPVDQSAPDAQQQGSVEDAADESTANAVPALTEQPQPAPVSTADSAADSVLRSERPSDAQLEALLQAWLDRKASVLGGEGTADEQLQPIARAGLINQVRQQRSADQSAGLTQKVEASIDFMRVISRTPQRIELRADVDYSDQTLNAAGTVVNSTAPKSLKVTYILGRDEDGWRLQAYAPV from the coding sequence ATGGCTGCAATGCTGGTGGACCTTCCCATCGACCATTTCCGTCTGCTGGGGGTTAGTCCAACGGCTGAACCTGAGGCAGTGTTGCGCACCCTTCAGTTGCGCCTGGATCGGTGTCCCGATCAGGGGTTCACCCATGAGGCGCTCAATCAAAGGGCTGAGCTGCTCCGCTTATCAGCCGATCTGCTCACGGATCCTGAACGCCGTGGACAGTACGAAGCAACACTTCTGGAACTCGGTCAGGTTCATCCTGGCGACACCACAGGTCTGGAACTGTCCTCCAATCTGGAGGTCGCTGGCCTGATGTTGCTCTGGGAAGCCCATGCACCCCATGAGGCCTTTCAGTTAGCCCGTCAGGCCTTGCAGCCGCCTCAGGCGCCTGCTTTAGGCAGTGGCAGGGAGTCGGATCTGGCATTGCTGGCGGCTCTGGCAGCCCGCGACGCTGCTGAGCAGGACCAGGAGAAGCGGCGCTATGAGTCAGCTGCCAATCTGCTGCAGGAAGGGATGCAGCTGCTTCAGCGGATGGGCAAGCTTCCCGAGCAGAGGCAGGTGCTCGAAACCGATCTCTCCAGGCTTCGTCCATTTCGAATCCTTGATCTGCTCAGTCGTGATCTTGCTGAGCAATCGGCGCGACATGAAGGCTTGATGATGCTGGAAACCTTCATCAGCGATCGGGGCGGACTGGAAGGGAGTGCTCTTGAGGGGCTGGAGACTGCTGAACTGCCAGCAGGCATGGATCAGGGTTCCTTTGAGTTGTTTTTTCAGCAGATTCGTCGCTTCCTGACCGTGCAGGAGCAAGTGGATCTGTTCAGACGCCTGAAGGAGGCTGGCTCAGCTGATGCATCCTTCCTCGTTGTGATGGCTCTGGCAGCTGCAGGTTTTTCCCAGCGCAAGCCTGAACGGGTCCAGGACGCCCGCACCCGTCTGCAAGAACTCACGCTGGACGGTCTTGATACCCAACCTCTTCTGGGATGTCTTGACCTGCTCCTTGGCGATGTGGATCGGGCCGAGCGTCATTTCGCAAGCAGTGCTGATCCAGCCCTCAAAACTTGGTTGTCAGAGCACCCTGGCGACACCTTGGCAGCGCTCTGCGACTACTGCCGCACTTGGCTGGGACGCGATGTGCTGCCCGGATATCGGGATGTCGATGCCGAAGCCATCGATCTGGAGGCCTGGTTTGCTGATCGGGATGTGCAGGCTTACGTCGAGCGGTTGGAGCGTCAGGAGCAGCCAGGCGATTGGTCTCTTGAGAACTTGTCTCCTCTGACGGTGGATCCCGACGGAACGCTGCCGCTGCCTCTGCTGGATCCCGATGCTCCAGCAGATGACAAGCAGGACAAAGATGATGCGCCTGGAGGAGGTTTCGTCTGGCCGGCAATGCCTCGTCCATCTCTGCCGTCGGTACCGCAGCTGCAATGGCCGCAGCTGCCTCAACCGAGTCGTTCGACCTGGATCGGAACCGGGGTGTTTCTTGCTGTGGTTCTGGTGATCGGTGTCTTCAGCGTCGTCGGTCTACGCCGTGAAGCAGAGCAGCCTCAGCTGGCTGGTGAGACATCGATGGATGCACCTGTTGATCAGTCGGCTCCAGATGCGCAGCAGCAGGGCTCTGTGGAGGATGCCGCTGATGAGTCCACTGCGAATGCTGTGCCTGCTCTCACGGAACAGCCTCAGCCGGCGCCTGTCTCAACTGCTGACTCCGCAGCCGATTCCGTGCTTCGTTCCGAGCGCCCCTCCGATGCCCAGCTGGAGGCCCTGCTTCAGGCCTGGCTGGATCGCAAAGCCTCTGTTCTTGGCGGAGAGGGCACCGCAGATGAACAACTTCAGCCCATCGCCCGGGCCGGGCTGATCAATCAGGTGCGCCAGCAGCGATCTGCTGATCAGTCAGCAGGACTGACGCAGAAGGTTGAGGCCTCAATCGACTTCATGAGGGTCATCAGCCGCACTCCCCAACGCATCGAGCTGCGTGCCGATGTGGACTACAGCGATCAAACGCTGAACGCAGCTGGAACAGTGGTGAACAGCACAGCCCCGAAATCGCTCAAGGTGACCTACATCCTTGGCCGAGATGAGGATGGCTGGCGCCTGCAGGCCTATGCGCCGGTCTGA
- the ffh gene encoding signal recognition particle protein, which translates to MFDELSARFEDAVKGLRGQGQISETNVEGALKDVRRALLEADVSLPVVKDFVAEVRDKAVGAEVVRGVSPDQKFIQVVHDQLVEVMGGDNAPLAKAEEAPTVVLMAGLQGAGKTTATAKLGLHLKDQGRRALMVGADVYRPAAIEQLKTLGAQIGVEVFSLGADAKPEDIAAAGLDKARQEGFDTLLVDTAGRLQIDTDMMEEMVRIRTAVQPDEVLLVVDSMIGQEAADLTRAFHDQVGITGAVLTKLDGDSRGGAALSIRKVSGQPIKFIGTGEKVEALQPFHPERMASRILGMGDVLTLVEKAQKEVELADVEQMQKKLQEATFDFSDFVKQMRLIKRMGSLGGLMKMIPGMNKIDDGMLKQGEQQLKKIEAMIGSMTQQERENPDLLASEPSRRRRIARGSGHQPADVDKVLADFQKMRGFMQQMSQGQMPGMGGMPGMGGMPGMGGFPGMGGGGMPGMPGGMPAGRGGGPPRRQRPFKKKKGFGDL; encoded by the coding sequence ATGTTCGATGAGCTGTCAGCCCGCTTTGAAGACGCGGTCAAAGGGCTGAGAGGCCAGGGCCAGATCAGCGAAACCAATGTGGAGGGCGCGCTCAAGGATGTGCGCCGCGCTTTGCTGGAGGCGGATGTAAGCCTCCCGGTTGTCAAAGATTTTGTCGCGGAGGTGCGTGACAAGGCCGTGGGTGCGGAGGTGGTGCGCGGGGTCTCTCCAGACCAGAAGTTCATCCAGGTGGTCCACGACCAGTTGGTGGAGGTCATGGGCGGTGACAACGCCCCTCTGGCCAAGGCCGAGGAGGCTCCGACGGTGGTGCTGATGGCCGGCCTGCAGGGTGCTGGTAAGACCACGGCAACAGCCAAGCTCGGACTCCACCTCAAAGATCAGGGCAGGAGGGCGCTGATGGTGGGTGCGGACGTCTACCGTCCTGCCGCCATCGAGCAGCTGAAGACGCTCGGTGCACAGATCGGTGTCGAAGTGTTCAGTCTCGGTGCTGACGCCAAACCGGAAGACATCGCAGCGGCAGGACTCGATAAGGCCAGGCAGGAAGGCTTCGACACTCTGCTGGTCGACACCGCCGGTCGTCTTCAGATCGACACCGACATGATGGAGGAGATGGTGCGGATCCGAACCGCCGTGCAGCCGGATGAAGTGCTGCTGGTGGTGGATTCGATGATCGGTCAGGAAGCGGCCGATCTCACCAGGGCCTTCCACGACCAGGTGGGGATCACCGGAGCCGTACTGACCAAGCTCGATGGCGATTCCCGGGGTGGTGCCGCTCTTTCGATCCGCAAGGTGAGCGGTCAACCGATCAAATTCATCGGTACGGGGGAGAAGGTGGAGGCACTGCAGCCTTTTCACCCCGAGCGGATGGCGAGCCGCATCCTCGGGATGGGAGATGTGCTCACCCTTGTCGAGAAAGCCCAGAAGGAGGTGGAGCTCGCCGATGTCGAGCAGATGCAGAAGAAGCTTCAGGAAGCCACCTTTGACTTCTCGGATTTTGTGAAGCAAATGCGCCTGATCAAGCGCATGGGATCGCTGGGTGGATTGATGAAGATGATCCCGGGCATGAACAAGATCGACGACGGCATGCTCAAGCAGGGGGAGCAGCAGCTGAAGAAGATCGAAGCGATGATCGGCTCCATGACGCAGCAGGAGCGGGAGAACCCCGACCTGCTGGCCAGCGAGCCCTCACGTCGTCGGCGCATCGCCCGTGGCAGCGGCCACCAACCCGCCGATGTCGACAAGGTGCTGGCTGACTTTCAGAAGATGCGCGGTTTCATGCAGCAGATGTCTCAGGGCCAGATGCCTGGCATGGGAGGCATGCCCGGTATGGGGGGCATGCCGGGGATGGGCGGATTCCCTGGAATGGGTGGCGGCGGAATGCCGGGGATGCCTGGTGGCATGCCGGCCGGTCGAGGCGGTGGCCCCCCACGGCGTCAGCGACCCTTCAAGAAGAAGAAAGGTTTCGGCGACCTCTGA